In Microbulbifer sp. THAF38, the sequence TCGACAAAGAGCGCGCGCTCATGCACCAGAGTGGCGACATCTTCGCCCTCGCGAAAACGCTCAGCCATCTGGTGCTCGGCCGCACCTATCGCATCCTTGAAGATCTGCAGGGGCGGTTTTTCACGGGCGGCGAGATCGCGGCGAAAGCGGGCTTGGTCGAAGAAGAAGAGAGGGCGCTCGAAGTAGGGTGTGTTGACCGGCTGCATGACTGAGGTCCGTTTGGCTATACCCCGCCGCTGGGCGGGGCTGTGCATCTTTATTTAGAAACGGGAGGAGCTTGTGGTTAAAATTTTTCCTCGCTACGCGCGGTCAGCACCTCGACCCCGCTGCTGGTGACCACCATGGTGTGCTCCCACTGAGCCGACAGGCGGCGGTCCTTGGTGACCGCGGTCCAGCCATCGCCGAGAACACGAGTGGCGGCCTTGCCGGCATTGATCATCGGTTCAATGGTAAAGGTCATGCCTTCCTGCAAAATCTCGCCGGTTCCGGGCTGGCCGTAGTGCAGTACCTGGGGTTCCTCGTGGAAGACATCGCCGATACCGTGGCCGCAAAAGTCGCGCACCACAGAGTAGTAGTTCTTCTCGGCGTGTTGCTGGATCACGTGGCCGATGTCACCGAGGCTGGTGCCCGGACGCACTATCTCAATGGCCTTGTACATGCATTCTTGGGTGACGCGCACCAGTCGCTCGGCGTGTGCGGCGGGCTTGCCGACGAAGAACATCTTGCTGGTGTCGCCGTACCAGCCATCCTTAATCACGGTGACATCAATATTGATGATGTCGCCCTTCTTGAGCACTTTGCTCTCAGAGGGTATCCCGTGGCAAACCACCTCATTGACCGAGGTGCAAATGGACTTTGGGAAGCCCCGATAGCCGAGGCAGGCGGGGATGGCCTTCTGCACATTGACGATATGGTCGTGGCAGCGGCGGTCCAGTTCTTCTGTAGTGACGCCAGGGACCACATACTCGCCAATCATCTCCAGGACCTCTGCGGCGAGGCGGCCCGCGGTGCGCATTTTGGCAATTTGTTCCGGCGTCTTTATGGCTGAGGTCATGCGTGTCCTTAAGTCTATCTGTGAAGGCGGGCATTGTAGCGGATTGCCGACGACGGGGCATAGCGCCAGCGAGTGGCGCTAACTAAGGAACCCACAGGCGCAGCCATTCACATCATATTTATTCCCGTTCTTCACTCGGCTGCGTGGTTGTGGTATAAAGCGCGCCGCTCCGGAGTGCTTCCGGGGCGGAAATGCCGCACACGCATCGACACATGTGTCTGGGTGCCTCGAAAGGGGTTGACGCATGGGATGTGTGGAGGACTAACCCGTATATTTAGAGGTTTATTATGCCGCAAGTAAGCATGCGCGATATGCTGCAGGCTGGTGTTCACTTTGGCCACCAGACCCGCTACTGGAACCCGAAGATGGGTCAATACATCTTTGGTGCCCGCAACAAGATTCACATCATCAACCTGGAGCACACTGTTCCGGCTTTTAACGAAGCCCTGCAGGTGGTCAAGGGGATGGCCGCTCAGAAGAAAAAGATCCTGTTCGTAGGCACCAAGCGCGCCGCACAGAAATCTATCAAAGAGCAGGCCGAGCGCTGTGGCCAGCCTTTCGTCAGCAACCGCTGGCTGGGCGGTATGCTCACCAACTACAAAACCATCCGCGCGTCCATCAAGCGTTTCCGCGAGCTGGAAGTTCAGTCTCAGGACGGTACTTTCGAGAAGCTGACCAAGAAAGAAGCTCTGATGCGCACCCGCATGATGGAGAAGCTCGACCGCTCCATCGGTGGTATCAAGGACATGGGCGGCCTGCCCGACGCGATCTTCGTAATCGACGTTGAGCACGAGCGCATCGCGATTCAGGAAGCTAACAAGCTGGGTATTCCGGTAATCGGTGTTGTCGATACCAACAGTGATCCCGCTGGTGTTGACTACGTGATCCCCGGTAACGACGATGCTATCCGTGCCATCAAACTGTACACCACTGTTGTGGCTGACGCAGTTCTGGCCGGCGCAGCGGAAGCTGGCAGCGCGGTGAACAAAGACGAGTACGTCGAAGCTAGCGATGACGAAGCTGCTGCAGAGTAATTTGCAGGGCGAAGTGGTGTAACGGAGTAGCGTTACATTGCGAACTTAAAAAGGGGCCCGGTTTACGGCCCCTTTTTTCTAACTTTAAGTGACAGAACCCCGAGGAAAAAATCATGGCGATTACCGCGTCAATGGTAAAAGAACTGCGCGAGCGTACCGGCCTGCCGATGATGGAGTGTAAGAAAGCACTCACCGCAGCGGATGGCGATATCGAAAAGGCGATCGAAGACCTGCGCAAAGCCTCCGGCCTGAAGGCTGCCAAGAAAGCTGGCCGCACCGCTGCAGACGGCGTTGTTGCTGCAAAAGTCGCCGAAGACGGCAGCTACGGCGTATTGGTAGAAGTGAACTCCGAAACCGACTTCGTTGCTCGCGACGATAACTTCCAGGCTTTTGTTGCCAAGGTTGTCGATAAAGCATTTGCCGAGCGCCAGCAGGACGTAGCCGCCCTGATGGAAGGTGATCTGGAAAATGCTCGCGAAGCACTGGTTCAGAAAATCGGTGAGAACATCGGCGTGCGTCGAATCCAGTTGGTCGAAGCTCCGGTTGTGGGTGCTTATGTACACTCCAACAATCGTATCGCCGCTCTGGTAGCTCTGAGCGCGGGTGAGGTTGAGCTGGCGAAAGACGTTGCTATGCATGTAACCGCGGTAAACCCTCAGGTGAACAAGCCTGAAGATATGCCTGCTGACGTCCTGGAAAAAGAGAAGGACATCATCAAGGCCCAGCCCGATATGGAAGGCAAGCCGGCTGAAATCGTTGAGAAAATGATGGGCGGTCGTATCAAGAAGTTCCTGAAAGAGAACAGCTTGGTGGAGCAGCCTTTCGTTAAGAATCCAGACGTAAGCATTGGTAAGCTGGTTAAAGACGCCGGCGCTGACGTAACTTCTTTCGTCCGCTTTGAAGTGGGTGAAGGTATCGAGAAAGAAGAGGTGGACTTCGCTGCGGAAGTAGCGGCACAGGTTAAATCCTCTTCCTAATTGATAACAGTGAGTGCTCTGAGTACTCACTTGCGGTGGGGTGCCTCCGCTGGAGCCTGTGTGCTTGCAGCGGGGCACCCCTCTGTGTAAATGACAGAAAGTGTTGTAATGTTCGGCGGCAATACTTGGCCACTAAACAGGTACATTTGAGAGGACCAACGAATGCCCGGTATTAAAGACCGCAAATATAAAAGAATTCTGCTGAAGCTCAGCGGCGAAGAGCTGATGGGTGATCAGGGTTTTGGTATCAGCCCTAAAGTGCTGGACAAAATGGCCCTGGAGATTGGTCAGCTGGTGGGTATCGGCGTTCAGGTTGGACTGGTTGTAGGCGGCGGTAACCTGTTTCGCGGTGCGGCCCTGAGTGCGGCTGGACTCGATCGTGTGACTGGCGATCATATGGGAATGCTGGCTACGGTAATGAATGCGCTGGCTCTGCGCGATGCGCTGGAAAGATCCAATATTTCATCGCGGGTAATGTCCTCTATCCAGATGAGCGGAATCGTGGACCACTATGACCGCCGCGCGGCAATTCGCTACCTGGAGCGCGGCGAAGTGCTGATTTTTGCTGCGGGTACCGGTAATCCATTCTTTACTACTGATTCTGCTGCCTGCCTGCGCGGCATTGAAATTGAGGCGGAGTTGGTGCTAAAAGCCACTAAGGTGGACGGTGTTTACTCGGCCGATCCGGTGCTGGACCCCACCGCAACCCGCTATGACCAACTGACTTATGACGAAGTGCTCGATAAAAAGCTCGGCGTGATGGATTTGACTGCGATCTGTCTCTGCCGCGAGCACAATATGCCCGTGCGGGTATTCCGTATGGATAAAACCGGCGCGCTGCTCAATATTGTCGTGGGTGGCGAGGAAGGCACGCTAATCGAAGAGGAAGTGAAATCGTGATTGAAGATATCAAAAAAGACGCTAAGACTCGTATGAGCAAGGCGCTCGACGCACTAGCCAATAATTTCAATAAAATCCGTACCGGTCGTGCGCACCCGAGTATTCTCGACGGTATTCATGTTTCCTATTACGGTTCCGATACTCCACTATCTCAGGTTGCCAACGTCACCGTTGAAGATGCGCGCACCTTATCGGTTACCCCCTGGGAGAAAAACCTGGTTCCGGATATCGAAAAAGCGATTATGAAGTCCGATTTGGGCCTCAACCCCAGCACTGCTGGAGCGGTTATTCGCATTCCGATGCCTATGCTGACTGAAGAAACCCGCAAAAACTTTATTCGCCAGGCTCGCGGTGAGGCTGAGACTGCGCGGGTGTCTATCCGCAATATTCGTCGTGATGCACTGGCTGAGGTCAAGTCCCTGGTCAAGGACAAGGAAATCTCCGAGGATGACGAGCGTCGTGCAAGTGACGATATCCAAAAAATTACGGATCAGTTCGTGGCGGATGTCGACAAAGCGCTCACCGCCAAAGAAAAAGATCTGATGGAAATTTAATGGGTAATAGTGGTACCGACTTGAACTCCCCCGGTCCCCGACACATCGCCATTATTATGGATGGCAACGGGCGCTGGGCCGCCCGCAGGGGGCTCTCGCCCTCGGCGGGGCACAGGGCAGGAGTTGAGCGCATACGCGATCTTTTGTCCGCGTGCAAGAGTCGCGGTGTTGAGGCGCTGACGCTTTTCGCTTTTTCCAGTGAAAACTGGCAGCGCCCCCCAAAGGAAGTGGAACTGTTGATGACCCTTTTTCACTCCTATCTGCGCAAGGAAGCCAAGCGCATGCGCGATGAGGGTGTGCGCTTGCGAGTGATAGGGCGCAGGGACCGCTTTTCGTCGCGCTTGCAGCGCGCCATTGCGGAAGCGGAAGAGATTACCCGTGGCGGTGACCAGGGTGATCTGGTGATTGCGGCGGACTACGGTGGTCGCTGGGATATTGCCCAGGCGGCAAGGCGGCTTGCGGAGGAGTTGGCCAATGGCGAGCGCTCTCTCGATTCGATCGATGAGGATGCCATGGATAGCCAAATGCAGCTCACCGATTTGCCGCCGGTGGATCTGTTGATAAGATCCAGCGGCGAGCAGCGTATCAGTAACTTTATTCTCTGGCAGGCCGCCTATAGCGAGTTATTTTTTATCGATACGCTCTGGCCGGATTTTGATGAACATGCCCTTGATGAGGCGATAGAAGCATTTCAGCAGCGTGATCGGCGATTTGGTGGACGCGCTGAAGATGATGGCACGGCTGTGCAGGCCTGATAGGGATCGGGCCAAATGCGCGGCCATTTTTTTGTCCGCGGATAACTTTTAGGAATATTACACCGGGGCGCTCAAGGTCGCTTAAAGATAGCAGGCCGAGTGTGGGTCCAGATGAAAGGGGTTTTCGGTGCTTAAAGAAAGAATAATTACTGCGCTGGTATTGCTGGTACTTTTCGCTGGAGTTTTGTTCCTGCTGCCAATTCAATGGTACTCGCTGATTTTCGTCGCGGTGATATTGCTCGGTGGCTGGGAGTGGGCCAACCTTTCCAACCTCAATCGCGCACTGCGTTTTGTCTTTCTCGCCGCATTGGGTGGGACTCTGGTTTTCACCGCTGAATATGTTTTTTCTATGGATTTCAGCTCCCCGGATATTGACCGGGCGCGCCAGATATTGGCGATCGCTTGCGGTTGGTGGGCGCTCGCTTTCCTGTGGGTGCAGAGCTATCCAGCCAGTGCCATGCTCTGGGGGAACCGCTGGGTGCGGGGTCTGATTGGGCTGGTAGTGCTGGTGCCCAGCTGGCTGTCGCTGGTGATTTTGCGAGGACTCGATCACGGTGCCTGGTTGGTTTTATACGTTGTCGCTATCGTTGTAGCTGCCGATGTGGGCGCTTACTTTGTCGGTCGCAAGTTCGGCAAGCGCAAATTGGCCCGCGAAGTGAGTCCCGGTAAATCCTGGGAGGGCTTTTTTGGCGGTTTGGGCGCTTGTCTGATACTCGCTCTTGTCACTTCCTACCTGTTTGATCTACCGCTTAAAAACACAGTGTTGTTTTCTTTTGGTGTGCTGGTGACCGCGCTTGCCTCGGTGATTGGCGACCTGTTGGAGAGTATGTTCAAACGGCACCGGGGTATTAAAGACAGCAGCCATATACTGCCGGGGCACGGCGGTGTTATGGATCGCTTGGATAGCCTCACTGCGGCTCTGCCGGTCTTCACTATGGCAGCGCTCGCTAGCGAGCTGCCTAAGTATCTGTAAAAAAGTACCTGTAAATAGGTATCTGTAACAGGTACGCCACTCTTCAATCTATATCTGTGATTTTGATAGGCGCCGGCATTGCTTGTCGGCGCTGTCGTCGAAGCGCAAGAGGTTTCGTAGGTAAGTCGAACGCTTATGCAAAGGCAATCTCCACAAGTCGTTACCGTCCTCGGTTCTACGGGTTCCATTGGTGGGAGCACTCTGGATGTGCTTGCACGCCATCCACAGCGCTATACCATCTATGCCTTGACGGCCCGCGAGCGTATCGCGGAGTTGGCCCAGCAGTGCCGTAAGCACAACCCGCGCTATGCGGTAGTCAGCAGTGAAGAGCGGGCCGAGGAGTTGCGAAGCTTGCTGGGGGATGACGTTTCGACTGAAGTCCTTTGGGGCTTGGAAGGACTCTGCCAGGTTGCCTCTGTGGATGAGGTGGATGTGGTTATGGCGGCGATTGTCGGCGCCGCAGGCTTGCGACCAACCCTAGCAGCCGTTGAGGCTGGCAAGAAGGTGCTGCTCGCCAATAAAGAGGCGCTAGTGATGGCCGGACCGGTTTTCCTGCGCGCTTTGCGGGCAGGCGGAGCCCAGCTTTTACCTATCGATAGCGAGCACAATGCTATTTTCCAGTGCCTGCCTCAGCCGTGCGATAGCTTGGTGGGAGCAGGGGTGGAAAAGATACTGCTTACCGGCTCCGGCGGTCCATTTCGTACGCGCGAAGCGAACGATCTACATCGGGTGACGCCTGAGGAAGCCTGCGCACATCCCAATTGGTCGATGGGACGGAAAATCTCGGTGGATTCGGCCACCATGATGAACAAAGGGTTGGAGTTTATCGAGGCCTGCTATCTGTTTAACGCAAGCCCTGAACAGATAGACGTAGTTGTGCACCCGCAGAGTATTGTGCACTCCATGGTGCAGTATCGAGATGGCTCTCTGTTGGCACAGATGGGGAATCCAGATATGCGCACCCCTATCGCGCACGCACTGGCATTTCCCGCTCGTATTGACGCGGGGGTCCCAGCACTCGACCTGATTGCACAGGGCCGGTTGGATTTTGAGGCGCCAAATTATCAGCGCTTCCCCTGTCTGCGCCTTGCTCGTGAAGCTATGGATGCCGCTGGTAGTATGCCGACGGTGCTGAATGCCGCTAACGAGGTGGCTGTCGAGGCGTTTTTACAGGGACGGCTGGCATTTACTAGTATTGCTGCGGTTATAGAAAAAGTAATGAATAGCGCTCCCATCGTTGAACTGACGGGGCTGGACGTAGTCGAAGCCATTGATCTCAATGCGCGGGAGCTGGCCCAGCAAGCTGTTGGAGCCCTTTAGATTTGCTGCTGGGCATATAATGCCGGGATTTGCGCATGAAAAGAGACTGTAACTGAGTATGGATTTGATTCAGACGGTAATCTGGGCCCTGGTGGCCCTCGGTATACTGGTATCCTTCCACGAGTTTGGACACTTTCTCGTAGCACGGCTCTGTGGAGTCAAGGTGCTGCGCTTTTCTGTGGGCTTTGGCCGTCGCTTATTCTCCCGTTATGATCGACACGGCACTGAGTTTGCAATCTCGGCAATTCCCCTCGGCGGCTATGTCAAAATGCTGGATGAGCGGGAGGGGCCTGTCGCCGCCCACGAATTAAATCAGGCATTTAACCGCAAGAGTGTGTGGGCGCGTATGGCGATTGCCGCAGCGGGTCCCGCAGCTAATTTCTTGTTGGCTATTGTACTGTTTTGGGTTGTCTTTATGGGGGGCACGGCGGGCCCTGTACCTATCGTAGATAACGTCAAGCCTGGAACTATTGCTGAGGCAGCGGGCCTGGAGCCCGGGCAAGAAATTGTTGCGGTGGACGGTGAGGACACACCTACCTGGCAGGCGCTCAACTGGCGCTTGGCCAATCGCCTGGGAGACAGTGGCGCAATAGAGTTTTCGGTGCGCTACCCGGACTCCAATCTCGAATATCACATGGTGGCGGATATCAACCGCTGGCTCTCCGGTCAGGAAGTACCTGATCCACTGGGGGAGATTGGTCTCGAACTCTGGACTCCCCCCATCAGTATGACGCTTCACCAGGTTTTGGAAGGTAGCGCTGCCAGCGCAGCGGGTCTGCGTGCGGGTGACAAGATAGTGGCAACCGATGGGAGAACTTTTTCCGGTTGGGAGGAATGGAGCCAGTATGTACGTGCACGCGCAGGAGAGCCTCTTCTGGTAGAGGTGGAGCGGCAGGGGCAGCGTTTGACCCTGCCAGTGACGCCGGCAGAAGTGACGCTTGATGGTGGTGAGCGCGTCGGCCAAATTGGCGTGCAGCCAGTAACAGAGCGCTGGCCAGAAGATCGGGTCAGGGTGTTCCATTATGGCGTGGCGGGAGCGCTATCGCAGGGGCTTCAGGAAACTTGGGATAAAACCCTGTTTACCTTGAACAGCTTAAAGAAATTGATTTTTGGTCAACTTTCGACCAAAAACTTGAGTGGTCCCATCACCATTGCTAAAGTGGCGGGTACTTCCGCAGAGAGGGGATGGCAGTCATTCCTGTCACTTTTGGCTCTGCTCAGTATCAGTCTCGGTGTACTCAATCTGTTACCCATTCCGGTACTCGATGGTGGTCACCTTCTCTACTACGGTATTGAGGCGATCAAGGGATCTCCTGTGTCTGAACGAGTACAGGTGATCGGCTTGCAGGTGGGCATGGCCCTGGTGCTTTGCATTATGGGGCTGGCTCTGTACAACGATATTTTGCGTTTGTAGCGCTCTAAAGCTTATTTTCCCAACTGCACCGAGTGTGAAGGAATTTTTGTTAAGTGAGGGCGTTGCGGGTTGTTTTTGCAACCTCTGTAATAAATTGAAGTAACTCGGCATTGGAATGAAATATTGGCTGATAACGATCACTCTCGGCCTGGTGCTGCCTTTCAGCGCTTTGGCACAGTCGTTCGTTCTCAGTGATATCCGGGTGGAAGGGCTACAGCGTGTTTCAGCAGGCACTGTTTTTTCAGCGCTTCCGGTTCGGGTTGGCGATGAGGTTGGGCTTGATGACATTCAGGGGGCAACCCGAGAGCTGTTCCGTACTGGTTATTTTGAAGACATACAAATTGGTCGTGAAAATAGCGTTCTCGTTGTTAATGTCAGGGAACGACCGGCCATATCAAAGATTGGTATTTCGGGAAACAAGGCGATTGCCGCAGAGGATCTGCTAAAAGCGTTGGAACAATACGGCCTGGCCGAGGGGCAGATTTTAAAACGCTCGACTCTCAAAGGTTTGACTCAGGAATTTGAGCGCCAGTATGTGGCACAGGGGCGCTATGGCGCTAGCGTCAAGACCGAAGTCAAAGAGCTACCGCGTAATCAGGTTGAGCTGCGAGTTATTGTTGAAGAAGGGACTGTCGCTGCGATTAAACATATTAATATTGTGGGGAATCGTGTCTTTTCCGATAAAGAGCTTGGCGAAATTTTTGAGCTCAAAACTACCGGCTGGCTCTCTTGGTTGCGCAGTGATGATAAGTACTCTCTTGAGAAACTCACTGGTGATCTCGAGCGTCTGGAGTCCTATTACCTCAATCGTGGTTACCTTGACTTCCAGATCGATTCGACCCAGGTATCTCTGGGGCCGGACAGGAAAAGTGTTTTTATCACCATTAATGTGAATGAGGGTGATGTTTACACTATCAGTGAGGTAGAAATCGCAGGAGACCCGGTAGTTTCTGAGGAAGAGATACAGCGCTTATTGTTAGTACGTGAAGGTCAGACATTCTCTCAAGAGAGGGTAACTACAACTTCCGACTATATTTCCAAGCGTTTGGGTAATAAAGGTTACGGTTTTGCCGAAGTGAGTGGCATTCCAGAGGCCAATAAAGAAGAGAATACAGTAAAAATCACCTTCTTTATCGATCCGGGAAAACGCACTTACGTACGGCGTATTACTTTTCGTGGAAATACTCGTACCGCAGATGAAGTCTTGCGGCGAGAGTTGCGCCAGATGGAGTCGGCTTTAGCTTCCTCGGCTCGTATTGAGCAAGCCAAAGCGCGTCTTGAGCGGCTTGGTTATTTGAAGGTAGTGAAAGTTGAAACTGTTAAGGTATCCGGTGATTCAGACCGGATTGATGTCGATTACATGGTAGAGGGGCAACCCTCAGGTTCCGGGGGAGCGGGGCGCTAATAAAGTGCTGTAACTCCTGGATTGCGAATAAAAAGACTCGGAATTAGTAGATGAAAGATTTCCTGAAAGCGGCCTCCCTCGGCCTGATGTTGCCTTTAAGTGCAATAGCGCAGTCGTTCGTGGTCAATGATATTCGCGTGGAAGGATTACAGCGCGTCTCTGCCGGTACCGTTTTTTCCGCCCTTCCCGTGCGAGTGGGCGATGAAATTGAGTCTGTGGAAATCCAGAGCGCCACTCGGGCACTATTTCGTACCGGGTACTTTGAAGACATCCAGATCGGCCGTGAAAACGGTGTGCTTGTGGTTACGGTGCGTGAACGCCCGGCAATCTCCAAAATCGAGATCACCGGCAATAAGGCTATCGCCACTGAAGATCTACTCAAAGGCATGAAAGATAACGGTTTGTCCGAGGGGCAGATCTTCAAACGGGCAACTCTAGAAGGGCTTGCCCAGGAGCTCGAGCGTCAATATGTAGCGCAGGGGCGCTATGGCGCCAGCGTAAAGACCGAAGTCAAAGAGCTGCCGCGCAACCAGGTCGAACTCCGGGTTATCGTCGATGAGGGCTCGGTCGCGGCGATTAAGCACATCAATGTTGTGGGTAACCGGGCCTTTTCCGATGAGGAACTGGCGGAAATTTTCGAGTTGCAGACCACTGGCTGGTTGTCTTGGCTGCGCAGCGATGACAAATACTCCCGCGAGAAGCTTACCGGTGACCTGGAGCGCCTGGAATCCTACTATCTCGACCGCGGCTACCTGGATTTTCAGATCGAGTCGACTCAAGTTTCCCTGAGCCCTGACAAGCAGAGCGTTTTTATCACGGTCAATGTGCGAGAGGGCGATGTTTACACGGTCAGCGAAGTGGACCTTGCCGGTGATCCGGTGGTATCGGAAGAGGAAATCAAGCGTCTGTTGTTGGTACGTGAAGGGCAGACTTTCTCCCAAATCCGGATGACCACCACTTCTGACTACATTACCAAGCGCCTGGGCAACGAGGGCTATACCTTTGCGGAAGTGAATGGTATTCCCGAGCCCAATAAAGAAGATAATACGGTAAAAATCACCTTCTTTATCAACCCCGGCAAGCGCGCTTATGTGCGCCGAATTCAATTCCGCGGAAACACCCGTACTGCCGATGAAGTATTGCGCCGTGAGATGCGCCAGATGGAGTCGGCCTCGGCTTCCTCCGCAAGAATTGAGCAGTCCAAGGTGCGCCTGGAGCGCCTCGGTTACTTCAAAGAGGTAGAGGTGGAAACCGCAGAGGTACCAGGCACTTCTGACCAGATCGATGTGGAATATACCGTTGAGGAGCAGCCTTCTGGTTCTATTGGCGGCACCATCGGTTGGGCCCAGAGCAGTGGCTTGGTACTCGGAGGTAATATTCAGGAGAACAACTGGCTGGGTACTGGCAAGCAGGTAGGTATCGGGGTTAACGTTTCTACCTATCAGACTGCAATGAACTTCTCCTACCTCGACCCCTACTTCACCCCGGATGGAGTAAGTCGTGGTTTTAATGTTTTCTTCCGAGAAAATGATTATTCTGAGGTTAATCTTTCTGACTATAACACCACAACTTACGGTGGTGGTGTCAGCTTTGGCTACCCGGTTTCGGAAATCTCTCGCGTTGGTTTGAATGTTAACTTCAATCATTTGGAGCTTTCTGCTTCAAGTGGTTCTGTGCAGGAAATTAAATCTAGCCCATCTTTTTTGGACGACACGTCTCTTGAGGGGGTGACACGCGCTAATGCTGAGATAATCGTCGATGATGCCAACAATGGAATTGCAAACAACCTTGCAATGATGATTGATGAAAACCAATTTAATACCTCGGCCGATGGTTTTATTGACCGCTATGGCGATGCGTTTAACAACTTAGCTTTGACCGCTTCTT encodes:
- the bamA gene encoding outer membrane protein assembly factor BamA, producing MKDFLKAASLGLMLPLSAIAQSFVVNDIRVEGLQRVSAGTVFSALPVRVGDEIESVEIQSATRALFRTGYFEDIQIGRENGVLVVTVRERPAISKIEITGNKAIATEDLLKGMKDNGLSEGQIFKRATLEGLAQELERQYVAQGRYGASVKTEVKELPRNQVELRVIVDEGSVAAIKHINVVGNRAFSDEELAEIFELQTTGWLSWLRSDDKYSREKLTGDLERLESYYLDRGYLDFQIESTQVSLSPDKQSVFITVNVREGDVYTVSEVDLAGDPVVSEEEIKRLLLVREGQTFSQIRMTTTSDYITKRLGNEGYTFAEVNGIPEPNKEDNTVKITFFINPGKRAYVRRIQFRGNTRTADEVLRREMRQMESASASSARIEQSKVRLERLGYFKEVEVETAEVPGTSDQIDVEYTVEEQPSGSIGGTIGWAQSSGLVLGGNIQENNWLGTGKQVGIGVNVSTYQTAMNFSYLDPYFTPDGVSRGFNVFFRENDYSEVNLSDYNTTTYGGGVSFGYPVSEISRVGLNVNFNHLELSASSGSVQEIKSSPSFLDDTSLEGVTRANAEIIVDDANNGIANNLAMMIDENQFNTSADGFIDRYGDAFNNLALTASYARSTLNRGILATRGASQNFSAEFTVPGSDLEYYKFIYTGQYFRPLTKSLTLRLRTRLGYGDGYGDLDQLPFFENFYAGGFGSVRGFKRNTLGPRSTPAEFYTQLPCATDGESITQNCYQVDENGNLDIRQNGDADPFGGNILVEGSAEVIFPLPFIKDQRSLQSAFFIDAGNVFDTSCDETQINCYDVDFGKMNVSAGIGLTWVTGFGPLTFSLAKALKENDDDETEVFQFTLGNSF